A segment of the Agarivorans albus genome:
AACACTACAGTTAAGCTTCACTTTGCGTGCTAAACGCTGTTCCAAGGAAGCACTAATTTGCGCTTGCTGCGCGGCATCTAACTCGGTAGCGGAAACAACATCAGCGGTTATTTCCTTAGCCAATTCGGCCTTATACTCCAAGAAAAGAGCTAACACAGCAGGCAACGCATTTAAACGTCCGTTCTCAGCCATTAACTTAATTAAGTTAAGGCCATGCTCGTTAAGCTGTTCGGCGCATACTGTGGTAAACAAATTAACCAAAGTATTTGCTGACTCCCTTTTCAGTTGAACTGCAACGTGCTCATTGGCTGCCACTTCGGCAACAAATGCTAGCATCTCAGTCCACTGTTCTAAGGCTTTTTGCTCAACAGCAAAATCAAACGCAGCTTTAGCGTAGGGACGAGCAATGGTGGTTAAATCAGCCATAAGCTCTACCTTTTATCCCTTATTTCAGCTCAGCGACTAGCTTATCAACAATCTGCTTGTTGGCTTCTTTGTCGATTGAACGCTCAAGAATTTTCTCAGCGCCAGCGATGGCTAAAGCAGCTACTTGTGCACGTAACTCTTCACGAGCACGATTACGTTCAGCTTCAACTTCTGCGTTACCTTGAGCAAGAATTTTTTCTCGCTCAATGTTAGCCAGCTCTTTTGCTTCGTCGATGATTTGAATTTTGCGCTTGTTAGCTTGCTCGATAATACCAGCAGCTTCGGACTTGGCGTCTTTCATTTGCTCTGAAGCTTTCGCTTGAGCTAATTGAAGATCCTTTCCGGCACGTTCAGCGTCAGCTAAACCATCCGCAATTTTCTTTTGACGAGCTTCAATCGCATCGATTAATGGTGGCCATACGTATTTAACGCAGAACCAACAAAAAATCGCGAACGATATCGCTTGTCCAAACATGGTTGCATTGATATTCACAACGACACCTCCTATTTGTTAGGAATCGAAGGATTAACCTAACAAGGCAACGAACGGGTTAGCGAATACGAAGAATAACGCGATACCCACGGCAATCATTGAGATCGCATCTAGTAGACCAGCAATAATAAACATTTTAGTTTGTAGTGCAGGGGCTAGCTCAGGCTGACGGGCTGATGCTTCTAACAATTTACCACCTAAAAGTGCAAAACCGATAGCAGTACCAAGAGCGGCCATGCTCAGCATGATTGCAACAGCGATAATAGTTAAACCAACAACAGTTTCCATGATTTTCTCCAAATAGTATTTATTAGGTTAAAACAGTTTTTATTAAACTTAATTAGTGATCTTCATGGGCTAAAGCTAGATAAACTATCGTTAGCATCATGAAAATAAACGCCTGAAGCACAATGACCAGAATATGGAAAATAGCCCATGGCACAGATAAGGTCCATTGAGCCCATAAAGGAACAAGTGCGGCAATAAGAATAAAGATCAATTCACCTGCATACAGGTTACCGAACAGACGCAAAGCGAGTGAGAAAGGTTTAGCCAATAAGGTGACCGATTCTAACAAGAAGTTGAATGGAATCATTGACCAATGGTTGAAAGGATTAAGCGTTAGCTCTTTTGTAAACCCTTTCAGTCCTTTTACTTTAATACTGTAAAAAATGATTAAACCAAACACGGCAATAGACATGCCCAATGTAATGTTTAAATCAGTAGTTGGTACAATTTTAAAGTACTCAGCGCCCATAAGTCCGGCGACGTGGGGTATAAAGTCAACAGGGACTAGATCCATCAAGTTCATGAGGAAAATCCACACGAAGATGGTTAGACCAATTGGCGCAATAACGCGGTCGGTGCGATGGAATGCGTCACGAACGGCTCCATCAACAAACTCAACCATCATTTCAACAAAACATTGAAACTTGCCAGGTACGCCAGTTGTTGCTTTTTGCCCTGCCTTATAAAAAAGAAATAAGAACAAAGCGCCCAAGCCAACTGAAAACAGGAGTGAATCAATGTGCCAAGTCCAGAACCCTGCATCCTTACAAGCGTAATTAAATGCCAGACCGCCATCGGCCATACACATTTGAGCGTTTGTAAGGTGGTGCTGGATATAGCCTGAAACGTTACCTTCAGCAGCCATTTATCATCCTATTTTTGTTACTAAGAAAAATAGAGGCAGTCCATTGCGTCAAAGTACTAAAAACAAAGCCTAGCAATAGTGCTAAAGGCACTACATCTAGCAAGGCAAAGGCTAGTATGAACATAATGGCTGTTAGAGAAAGTTTTACGACTTCCCCGAGATAAAAGCTCAATACTACGTATTTTCGATGTCTAGCTCCCACAAACATGAATGCCATGGCAGTAAACAGCGCATTTGGTAGTAAAAAGATTATTCCTCCGAGTAACACAGAAATGGCAGTCTCTTTATCAAAAAAGAAACCACTTTTAAGTGTTAGCAGTGCGACAAACCCTGTCTGAAAGATAACAAAATATAACGCCTTAAGGCGTACTTCTGTTGTTAAAGACCCAGACATTCTCGACCTCTACTAGTTTTTACATTTAACCCATTACCTATAAGTAGGTAAAAAGGGCTTGCGAAAAAGCCTAATGATTATACGTTGAACGCGCACTTTTGCAATCAGAAGCAAAGCGGAAGTCACCAATTTGTAACAGCTTACATAAACAAATAGCGGTTATTGTTAATTTTTATGTTACAAACCAGCGATTTTGGTCATTTTTTGGTGAAAGTTAGGTAATCAAGATCAAAGAAATGTAGGTAAGAATAGTTTATAAAAACTAAAGTGTTTCATCGGAATCGATGAAGAGCGCCAAAATAGCATCTAATTCATCCAAGTTTGCATAGTCTATAACCAACTTACCTTGGCCTTTTTTGTTTTGCTGAATTTTCACACCAGCACCTAAGCGTTCGCTTATTCTTTGCTCTAATCTGTTAATATCTGGATCAACTTTAGCTGCTTGTTTAGGGGCTTTAGGGTTTAAAACTGCCTTAACCAGCTTTTCAGTATCGCGAACCGTTAATCCTTTGGCAGCAACATTACGTGCAGTTTCGGCTTGAGTTTCACCACTTAAAGCTAACAAAGCACGCGCATGGCCCATTTCGATATCGCCATGCTCTAATAAGATTTTCACATCGTTATCAAGGCTATTTAAACGCAGTAGGTTGGTTACAGTTGTACGAGATTTACCTACCGCTTCAGCGACCTGCTGATGAGTAAGTTCAAATTCGTTCATTAAACGGTCAAGGGCAACCGCTTCTTCCATTGCATTAAGATCTTCACGCTGAATATTCTCAATAAGCGCAATAGCAACTGCGTTTTCATCACTCACGTTTTTGATTAAACAAGGAACATCGTGCAGATGAATTTGTTGCGAGGCGCGCCAACGGCGCTCACCGGCAATAATCTCAAATTGATTATCACCCACTTCTCGAACCACAATGGGTTGAATAACCCCTTGTGCTTCAATCGAGTGAGCCAGTTCCTCAAGTGCTTCAGCCGACATGTCTTTACGAGGTTGGTACTTACCAGGGCGTAACCATTCGATAGGTAGCTTACGCAGTTCACCACGGTTTTCATCAACGGTTTGCTGATTAGTATCGGCTTTAGTGTCCTCTTCAACTTGACGTTGACGAGCGTTATTACTGGTACTGAGTAATAAATCTAATCCTTTACCTAATCCACGTTTTCTCGCTGACATGTCTTTATCCGTATTCATTAATCTACGACCACCGCTTGTGCTTCTTCTTCATGGCGGCGAATAATTTCACCCGCTAAAGCAAGGTAAGCCTTAGAACCATTTGACGTTTTATCATAATACATGGCTGGTTTACCAAAGCTAGGGGCTTCGGCTAAACGCACATTTCTTGGGATCACAGTTCGGTAGACTTTTTTACCAAAATGCTGCTTAAGCTGATCGCTTACATCCGACGATAATCTATTTCGCGGATCGAACATAGTGCGCAGAATGCCTTCAACTTGCAGATCAGGATTAACCACAGAAGCCAATTTACTAATGGTATCAACTAAAGCGGTTAAGCCTTCTAAGGCGTAATACTCACATTGCATTGGCACCAATACACTATCGGCAGCAGCCATTGCGTTAACGGTAAGCATGTTGAGCGAAGGCGGGCAATCTATGAAAATGTAATCGTAGTAGTCACGCACTGGCGCTAATGCATTACGTAAGCGTACTTCGCGCGCGAAAAATTCCATTAATTTAATTTCGGCAGCGGTAACATCAGAGTTAGCTGCAATTAAATCAAAAAATCCGCTGGTGTCTTTTACCGTTACTTGATCGATAGGTTCTTCATCAATCAGTAACTCATAAGCTGTTTTTGGAACGTCGTATTTATCAACACCACTGCCCATGGTGGCATTACCTTGTGGGTCTAGGTCAATCAACAATACTTTGCGTTTAGTGGCCGCCATAGACGCCGCTAAATTTACGCTGGTTGTAGTTTTTCCTACGCCACCTTTCTGGTTGGCAACCGCAATTACTTTACCCACAATATTTTCGCCTAAGGGTTATTTTTATCAATAATAACTAGATGTCGCTGACCTTCAAGTTCGGGAACCGTTAAACTCTCGATACTGTGCAGTTTTAAGCCTTCAGGCAGGTTTTCTAGTTCTTGTTCAGGCACTAAGCCTTTTAAAGCATAGAATTTACCATTATTTGCGGGTAGGTGAGAACACCAGTTAAGCATATCCTCTAAAGAAGCGAACGCTCTGCTTATTACGCCATCAAAATCGAGGTTTTGTTGGTAGTTTTCTACTCGGCTCTGCACCGCGGTAACATTATCGAGTTTGAGTAAATGACAAACTTGGCGAATAAAAGTAATTCGTTTCCCCAAACTATCAAGCAATACAAACTGTTTATCAGGATTGATAATGGCCAAGGGAAGACCAGGTAGCCCAGGCCCTGTACCTACATCAATAAAACGCTCACCTTGTAAGTAAGGACTTACCACTAAACTATCGAGAATGTGTTTTACCATCATCTCCATAGGATCTCTTACCGAGGTAAGGTTGTAAGCTTTATTCCATTTATCGAGCTGCTCAACCAAACTAACCAGTTGAGAAATTTGCAGCTCGGTAAGCTGCAAAGACGTTTGAGCCAATAAGCCCTGTAAGCGAGATTTTAACACCCGATCATCCTAAGCTGACTTGCGTGCCAAGTCGTGTTTTTTCAAATATACCAATAGCAATGACACCGCAGCTGGAGTTACTCCCGAAATACGTGCTGCTTTACCTATGGTTTCTGGTCTGGCATTGGTTAGTTTTGCAACTACCTCATTCGATAGACCGCTAATTTTAGAGTAATCCAAATCTAAAGGTAGCAAAGTATTTTCATGCTTTTGGGTTTTCTTAATTTCTTCTAATTGGCGTTTAATATAGCCATCATATTTGATCTGGATTTCAACTTGTTCAGCGGCGGCTGGTAGTTCTAATCCAGGTCCAAAACCATCAATTTCCATCAATTGTTGGTAGTTGAGCTCTGGTCGGCGAATTAATTCTTCTAAAGAATGCTCGCGAGTAATGGGATTTTTCAACAATGGGTTTAGCTGATCTAATTGCTTAGAACTGGTATGAACCCAAGTGTCTTTTAGGCGCTGGCGTTCTAACTCAACCGCTTCTACTTTTTGATTAAACAACTGCCAACGATGATCGTCTACTAAACCAAGCTTACGACCTTGCTCAGTTAAACGCATATCGGCGTTGTCTTCACGTAACAATAAGCGATATTCGGCACGGCTAGTGAACATACGGTAAGGTTCTTTAGTGCCTAAAGTCGCTAAATCGTCGATCAACACGCCCATGTAAGCTTGGTCGCGTCGAGGTGCCCATGCATCTTTGCCTTGAGCGTAAAGGGCAGCATTAGAGCCAGCAATTAAACCTTGGGCACCGGCTTCTTCGTAGCCAGTTGTTCCGTTGATTTGTCCAGCAAAGAACAAACCTTTTAAGTATTTGTTTTCAAGACTTTGTTTTAAATCACGAGGATCAAAGAAATCATATTCAATGGCATAACCCGGACGGGTTATATGGGCATTCTCTAAACCTTTCATCGAGTGAACTAATTCAACCTGAACATCAAAAGGTAAGCTGGTAGAAATACCATTTGGGTACACTTCGTGAGTGGTTATGCCTTCAGGCTCAATAAAGATCTGATGTGAGTTTTTATCGGCGAAGCGAGTTACTTTGTCTTCGATAGATGGGCAATAACGCGGCCCAATACCTTCAATCACACCGGTAAACATTGGGCTTCTGTCTAAACCATTACGAATAATGTCGTGAGTAGACTCGTTGGTATGAGTGATATAACAAGGGATTTGCTGTGGATGATCGCTTTGTTTACCAATAAACGAAAATACCGGTGTAGGTGTATCACCTGGCTGTGGCTGCATTTGGCTAAAATCGATACTGCGCGCATCAATGCGAGGTGGAGTACCGGTTTTTAAGCGATCAACTCGTAACGGTAGTTCTCGAAGTCGTTGAGCTAAAGCAATTGACGGTGGATCACCTGCTCGGCCACCAGCATGGTTATTTAAACCAATGTGGATCATGCCACCAAGGAATGTTCCCACAGTGAGCACTACGCTGCGTGCACGTAACTGTAGGCCCATTTGAGTAACCACCCCTACCACTTGATCATTTTCTACGATCAAGTCGTCACAGGCTTGTTGAAAGATAGTTAGGTTGGCTTGGTTTTCTAAACGCTCACGGATCGATGCTCGATAAAGTACTCGGTCTGCTTGCGCGCGAGTTGCACGAACTGCTGGGCCTTTAGATGAGTTTAGGGTTCTAAATTGGATCCCTGAAAGGTCGGCAGCTTGTGCCATTAAGCCACCTAAGGCGTCAATTTCTTTTACTAAGTGACCTTTACCAATACCACCAATGGCTGGGTTACAAGACATTTGACCTAAAGTCTCAATGTTATGAGTAAGCAACAAGGTATTTTGACCCATGCGTGCAGCTGCTGCTGCTGCTTCAGTACCGGCATGACCACCACCGATCACTATCACGTCATATTGTTGTTTATAGAACATTTGTTATTACCTCGAACCAGCCTAATCCCAAAAGGGTGCGACATTTTACTGGTTAAGTGGCGATAAGGGAATGCTTAGATCAGAATTAGATCTGTACTCGATCTCTTATAAATATATATAAGATCTTTTTTTAAAGATCTTTTATTAGATCTACTATTAGTAACTTGCTGATCTGTAGATAAGTGATTTTTTAGCTTTATGATCATTAACTTAATTAAGATCAGATCTTGTTAATGAAGGGCGATCTAAGCAGGGGAAAAACTGGGATCTAATTTGCTGTTTATCCACAGGTGGAAATGGGTATAAGCTTATCCATAGGAATAACTATGTTAAATTAATAGCTATTCCCTAGGGTTATCCACAGTATTTAGTTCACATTTAGCTCATTTTTCCAGCTTTCTAACCATGCAACTGCTGGTTCTTCAGGCACTGGTTCTAGATCAACATCTATTTCTAAGCGCTCTTTTAGCTTTTTGGCACCTAAATTACTCAAGGTTTGGTCGAGATCTTTACCTGCGCCACAAAAGGTATCGTAACTGCTACTACCAATTGCCACCACGCTATAAGAAACAGAAGAAAGATCCGGTTGGTTTTCGAGTAAATGTTGGAAAAATGGCTGTAGATTGTCTGGTACATCTCCAGCGCCATGAGTAGAACTGCAAATAAGCCAAAAAGCTTGCTGATTTAGCTCTTCAAACTCTGCATCTAAGTGAATTTTTACTTGATGCTGTTCTTTTAAAAGCGCTTCTAGCTCATCTGCGACGTATTCAGCCGAACCGAGGGTTGATCCCACAATGATTTCTATATCCACTTACGATCCTGTTAAATGTAGAGTCTTGGCTACATTGTAACGTGATCTAATAGGGTTTAACTAGCTGCGAATTTATTGTGATCTAGTTGTTGATAGTTTCACGTGGAACCTCAGTAAGATTCGCTTTACCCGCCATCTAAGCTGATGATCCCATTTGTTGTGTGTGAATAACAGTTGTGCACAAATTATCTAAATGGCTAATGGGGTTTGTTTCTAAACTCTGCTTTACACAAATTAATTAGCGCCTGTTGAGCTGGGGAAACCGTTGTTTGTTTGCTGTAAATCAAGCCTAGTTGTTCATTGGCAATGGCATCGTTATGGGCTAAGACTACTAGCTCACCCGTTTCAATATACGGATTTAGCTGCTGTTGTTGGCCGACAAAAACGCCAACACCACGTAAACAAAGTTCAATAGCCAGCGAGTGATGCTCTACTGCAATTTGTCTTTGTACTGTATCAGGATCCCACAACTCGGTATTGGTTGAAGAAAGCACGGTTATCCAGGTATGACTTAGCACTTGTTGAAGAGTTGTAGACGTTGCAGACGCTAATTGGTGAGTTCGTGAACATACTGCTACTACTGGCATTTCACACAAAGGTTCTACAGTAAATTGGCTAGGAAAAGCATCTCGGTAAAAACAAACGGCTAAATCCAATGATGGCTGTTGTTGCCAGTTGAGTAGCTGCTCATCGCGGCGTTGGTAAATATGTAAATCTACTTGTGGGTAGGCTTGGTTAAATTGGCTAAGCACCTTTGCTATAGCGCTATCTTGCAAATAAGCACTTACTCCAAGGTTTAACCTTAAACAGTCTAGATTAGCAATTTGCTCTACCTGTTCGTTTAGGTGCTGTTTTGCACTTAGTAACTGCTCACACAAGGGAAGCATTTTTAAGCCTTGTTCCGACAACACCGGCTTGTGGCCGCTTCGGGTAAACAACTCAACATTCCAATCTATTTCTAAGTTACTGATCCATTGACTAAGTTGGGCGCGGTTTTTCTGCATCTTTTTGGCAGCGGCTGAAATACTGCCCAACTGATGACTTAATACAAAAGCTTGGATTGCTTGAAGATTCATTTGGGATCCTCTGTGTTAATAAAAGCTAACAGACTCTGATTTGTTAGCGCAGTGCCATCTCATCATCATAGCGGCGATGGACTGTTTTACGAGTATGTAACTGGTACTCAATGATGCACGGATGTTTTAGTAATCATCTACTGAAAGGTTCCAAAATGAAAAAAATTATCGTCGCTTCTACCGTTTCGCTTGCGCTGTTTAGTCAATTTGCAGCGGCTAATGCAATTCGTGGTGAAGTAGCCGCAGAAAGTAACCGTACTGGCCCCCATCTAGGCATTTTGAAAGGCGGTTATGAGTTTGATACTGATTACGGTCAGTTTGGCTTTGATGTTGAGGCAAAAAGCCGTTTGGGTGGGCGAGCTTATGGCGAAAATCAGCATGAGTCAGGTTTGCACGAAGCTACCTTTGCTGCAGATTATACCTATAAGTTCGGCAATGCTTATGTTCAGCCAAGAGTTGAATATACACGTAATGTCGCTAACGACGCCAACACCGGTAAGTTTGCTCTTAAAGGTGGCTATAACTTTGATAATGGTATTTTTGTTGCTGCACGTTACCGTTACGAAGGCACCCAAAATAACAACAGCATAAATAAAGCTGAACTAGGCGATGTAAAAACCAACCGAACCGATTTAACCGCGGGTTGGGCTGGTGATATTGTTGGCGTGTCTTTTAACTACATTCATAAAGACGCAAATGCAGAGCACAAAAACAATAACCTAAAAATCAATGAACTTGAAACTAAGGTGTTTCTTACCAATTTAGGAAATTACCAGCCTTATGTTCAATATACTCAGAAAAACTTTGATAGCAGTGGCTACAACAGTAGCCCTTTAAAAGATGATAGCCAGATTAAACTTGGCGTTAGTATGAAGTTTTAAGAGCACTAAAAAGAGCGCCTTTGGGCGCTCTTTTTAGTTGGTTTAACTGTGATGTTTAGTGGTAGTTCAGCGAGGTCGCTTTACCTCTAAATACCCAGTAAGAAAAGGCGGTATACATAAGGATCACCGGTACAACAATCAGAGCGCCAATTAAAATCACAATCAGTGATTCTGGCGCAGATGCCGCTTCCCAAATATCCATTTGTCCAGGCACTACATCGGGGAAGAAGCTAAAGCCCAATGCGCTAAAACACAGCAAAAATATCAGCATAACTAAGCTAAATGGTACCCAGCAGTGGCGATCGTTTTCTTTAGGTAAACGCCCTAGCAAAAAGTCGTTAAACAAAAATGCTGCAAAACACAAAGCTGGGATCAGCAATACAAACATGACCAATGGGAAGTCAAACCAGCGATCAAATACACCAGGGTTAACTAAAGGGTTAACGATAGATACCGCGATCACCCCCATGAAACAAAAACGGCCAGTGGATTTTGTCCAAGCAACAGCACGTTGCTGTAAGCCGTTTTCGGTTTTCATTACTAACCAAGCTGCACCAATATAGCTATAAGCTGCTGTTACGCCTAGGCCACTGAGCAAACCAAATAAATGGGTGCTTATGCCACCCTCAAAACCCATTACATACAAACCTAACATGTAGCCTTGAGCTAGGGTGGTGAGTATAGAGCCTGCTTTAAAGGTTCTGTCCCAAGCTAACTTGTGGTCTACTGCTGCTTTGGCTCTAAAGTCAAAAGCTACGCCACGCATAATAAGTCCGATCAGCATAATTGCGACCGGAATATACAGGTGGTAGAGCACGATGCTATGCGCTGCTGGAAAGGCAATGAGCATGATGCCAACTGCCAGTACTAACCAAGTTTCGTTGGCATCCCAAAACGGGCCAATAGAGGCAATCATAGTATCGCGCTGTGCTTCGTCGGCTTCGCCCATTGGCAGCAAAATACCCACACCTAAGTCGTAGCCATCTAAGATTGCGTAAACAAGAACCGAAAGTCCCATTAAGCCAATAAAAATAACCGGTAACCAGTAGGCATCCATCATGCTTTTGCACTCCCTTCAACGTTGTCTTGAGGCTGATTAACATTGGTTAAATTGCCGTCGGGTTTAGGTTCGTTGGTTTCAAACTCTTCTTCTTTAACTGCTTTACGTGCCATTAAGAAAACCGTGTGAATGTAAGCAATTAACAAGAAGCCATAAACGATTAGATACAGCGCTAACGAAAATGCCACGTTTGAAGCGGGTAGGCTGGTTACAGCATCTTCGGTTCTTAGTACTCCGGTTACTAACCAGGGTTGGCGGCCTATTTCGGTTACATACCAGCCGGCAAGGGTGGCTACCCAACCCGAGAAGGTTGTACCTACCAATACTTTTAGCATCCAATTTGGCATTTTGCCTTTACGCACCATGTGGTAAGAGCCAAACCAACTTAGGGCTAACATAAGTAGACCCAAGCCCACCATTACCCGGAAACTCCAAAAAACAGGTGCTACTGGCGGGTGCTCGTTTTCAAATTCGTTTAAGCCTTTAAGCTCTCCATCTAGCTCGTGAGTTAAAATTAAGCTCGCTAACTTTGGAATGCCAATGGCAAATTTGTTGGTTTTAGTTTCTTCATCTGGCAATGCAAATAACAGTAATGGAGCGCCTTTCTCGGTTTCCCAGATACCTTCAATGGCAGCAATTTTCGCTGGTTGATGTTCAAGAGTATTTAAGCCATGAAAATCACCCACTAAAGCCTGAGTAGGGGCAAGTATTGCTGCCACTATTAGGCTTACTTTTAAGGTAAGGCGCGGAGCTTTTTTAACGTCGCCTTTTAAAATTCGATAGGCTGAAATACCGGCGATAAAAAACGATGCAGTTAGGCCAGATGCTAACAACATATGGGTTAAGCGATAAGGAAATGATGGATTAAATACAATTGCAAACCAATCGGTTGGATAAGCAACACCATCACGCATTTCAAAACCGGTTGGGGTTTGCATCCATGAGTCTAGCGCTAGAATCCAAAATGCCGACAAACTGGTACCAATCGCTACCAATATGGTTGCTAGGGTATGTACTTTGTTTGGAACGCGTTTAATGCCAAACAGCATAATGCCCAAGAAGGTGGCTTCTAAGAAAAAGGCGGTAAGCACCTCGTAACCGAGCAGAGGACCAGCAATATTACCCACAGTTTCCATAAAGCCTGGCCAGTTAGTACCAAACTGGAATGACATGGTAATGCCGCTTACAACACCAATCGCAAAGGAAAGCGCAAACACCTTTACCCAAAAGCGATAGGCGCGCATCCATACCGGGTTACCGGTCATATCGTGGCGAACTTTAAAAAATACTAGGAACCAACACATCGCAATGGTGATGGTGGGAAACAGGATGTGAAAGCTGATATTGGCAGCAAACTGTATCCTTGAGAGCATTAGGGCATCAAGCATGGTTAAGCCTCGTTAAGGTTGATAATCTCATTAGCTGGCGGCAGATCCCTTGTTACCAACGATTTTGTCTTTTAACTCTAAAATTCTGCTAATACCTGAGCCCATCTTCATTAAACTCTGCAGTTTGTCTGGATTCATCGTATTAAGTGCGTATGACCATTGAGTGATTAACTCTAAGAGATCGTGGATCTCTTCCATTTTTTGCTGAGTAAACTGGTCTGCTTCGTTTTCTGGTTCTTCCAATAAATTAGAACGTAGTAAAGAGAGGGTTGGGTCAACTTCGCGCTTACTGCGTTCTTCAAATACAGTTCTCGCCATATCCCAAATGGACCCGGCGGCAGTAAAAAATTCTCGGCGTTGACCTGCTTGGTGGCTTAGCTTTACTAAGCGCCAAGACTGTAATTCTTTTAAACCCATGCTGACGTTGCCGCGGCTAATGCCCAGCTGTTGCATAATTTGTTCGGCGTGCAAAGGCTCTTTGTTAATCACTAACAAAGCCAATATTTGACCAACCGTTCGGTTAAAACCCCAACGGCTGCCCATTTCGCCAAAATGAAGAACAAAAGCTTGGCTCTTCTCTGATAATTGCACGCGCTAAATCCTTTTATTGAACTTTCAGAAAACAGTGAAACTTTAATTGAAAATTGATTTAAGTCAATATTTTTAGCGATAATTGATGGAGAGTGATGAAACTGTGAGGCAGATTTAGCTTAGTTTGAGAGTGGG
Coding sequences within it:
- the mnmG gene encoding tRNA uridine-5-carboxymethylaminomethyl(34) synthesis enzyme MnmG — its product is MFYKQQYDVIVIGGGHAGTEAAAAAARMGQNTLLLTHNIETLGQMSCNPAIGGIGKGHLVKEIDALGGLMAQAADLSGIQFRTLNSSKGPAVRATRAQADRVLYRASIRERLENQANLTIFQQACDDLIVENDQVVGVVTQMGLQLRARSVVLTVGTFLGGMIHIGLNNHAGGRAGDPPSIALAQRLRELPLRVDRLKTGTPPRIDARSIDFSQMQPQPGDTPTPVFSFIGKQSDHPQQIPCYITHTNESTHDIIRNGLDRSPMFTGVIEGIGPRYCPSIEDKVTRFADKNSHQIFIEPEGITTHEVYPNGISTSLPFDVQVELVHSMKGLENAHITRPGYAIEYDFFDPRDLKQSLENKYLKGLFFAGQINGTTGYEEAGAQGLIAGSNAALYAQGKDAWAPRRDQAYMGVLIDDLATLGTKEPYRMFTSRAEYRLLLREDNADMRLTEQGRKLGLVDDHRWQLFNQKVEAVELERQRLKDTWVHTSSKQLDQLNPLLKNPITREHSLEELIRRPELNYQQLMEIDGFGPGLELPAAAEQVEIQIKYDGYIKRQLEEIKKTQKHENTLLPLDLDYSKISGLSNEVVAKLTNARPETIGKAARISGVTPAAVSLLLVYLKKHDLARKSA
- a CDS encoding ATP synthase subunit I; the encoded protein is MSGSLTTEVRLKALYFVIFQTGFVALLTLKSGFFFDKETAISVLLGGIIFLLPNALFTAMAFMFVGARHRKYVVLSFYLGEVVKLSLTAIMFILAFALLDVVPLALLLGFVFSTLTQWTASIFLSNKNRMINGC
- the atpH gene encoding F0F1 ATP synthase subunit delta, whose amino-acid sequence is MADLTTIARPYAKAAFDFAVEQKALEQWTEMLAFVAEVAANEHVAVQLKRESANTLVNLFTTVCAEQLNEHGLNLIKLMAENGRLNALPAVLALFLEYKAELAKEITADVVSATELDAAQQAQISASLEQRLARKVKLNCSVDASLMAGVIIQAGDLVIDSSVKGQLAKLSETLQA
- the atpF gene encoding F0F1 ATP synthase subunit B; this translates as MNINATMFGQAISFAIFCWFCVKYVWPPLIDAIEARQKKIADGLADAERAGKDLQLAQAKASEQMKDAKSEAAGIIEQANKRKIQIIDEAKELANIEREKILAQGNAEVEAERNRAREELRAQVAALAIAGAEKILERSIDKEANKQIVDKLVAELK
- a CDS encoding ParB/RepB/Spo0J family partition protein, whose product is MSARKRGLGKGLDLLLSTSNNARQRQVEEDTKADTNQQTVDENRGELRKLPIEWLRPGKYQPRKDMSAEALEELAHSIEAQGVIQPIVVREVGDNQFEIIAGERRWRASQQIHLHDVPCLIKNVSDENAVAIALIENIQREDLNAMEEAVALDRLMNEFELTHQQVAEAVGKSRTTVTNLLRLNSLDNDVKILLEHGDIEMGHARALLALSGETQAETARNVAAKGLTVRDTEKLVKAVLNPKAPKQAAKVDPDINRLEQRISERLGAGVKIQQNKKGQGKLVIDYANLDELDAILALFIDSDETL
- the mioC gene encoding FMN-binding protein MioC is translated as MDIEIIVGSTLGSAEYVADELEALLKEQHQVKIHLDAEFEELNQQAFWLICSSTHGAGDVPDNLQPFFQHLLENQPDLSSVSYSVVAIGSSSYDTFCGAGKDLDQTLSNLGAKKLKERLEIDVDLEPVPEEPAVAWLESWKNELNVN
- the rsmG gene encoding 16S rRNA (guanine(527)-N(7))-methyltransferase RsmG translates to MLKSRLQGLLAQTSLQLTELQISQLVSLVEQLDKWNKAYNLTSVRDPMEMMVKHILDSLVVSPYLQGERFIDVGTGPGLPGLPLAIINPDKQFVLLDSLGKRITFIRQVCHLLKLDNVTAVQSRVENYQQNLDFDGVISRAFASLEDMLNWCSHLPANNGKFYALKGLVPEQELENLPEGLKLHSIESLTVPELEGQRHLVIIDKNNP
- a CDS encoding ParA family protein; this translates as MGKVIAVANQKGGVGKTTTSVNLAASMAATKRKVLLIDLDPQGNATMGSGVDKYDVPKTAYELLIDEEPIDQVTVKDTSGFFDLIAANSDVTAAEIKLMEFFAREVRLRNALAPVRDYYDYIFIDCPPSLNMLTVNAMAAADSVLVPMQCEYYALEGLTALVDTISKLASVVNPDLQVEGILRTMFDPRNRLSSDVSDQLKQHFGKKVYRTVIPRNVRLAEAPSFGKPAMYYDKTSNGSKAYLALAGEIIRRHEEEAQAVVVD
- the atpB gene encoding F0F1 ATP synthase subunit A → MAAEGNVSGYIQHHLTNAQMCMADGGLAFNYACKDAGFWTWHIDSLLFSVGLGALFLFLFYKAGQKATTGVPGKFQCFVEMMVEFVDGAVRDAFHRTDRVIAPIGLTIFVWIFLMNLMDLVPVDFIPHVAGLMGAEYFKIVPTTDLNITLGMSIAVFGLIIFYSIKVKGLKGFTKELTLNPFNHWSMIPFNFLLESVTLLAKPFSLALRLFGNLYAGELIFILIAALVPLWAQWTLSVPWAIFHILVIVLQAFIFMMLTIVYLALAHEDH
- the atpE gene encoding F0F1 ATP synthase subunit C, which translates into the protein METVVGLTIIAVAIMLSMAALGTAIGFALLGGKLLEASARQPELAPALQTKMFIIAGLLDAISMIAVGIALFFVFANPFVALLG